In the genome of Streptomyces globosus, one region contains:
- a CDS encoding NUDIX domain-containing protein produces MPAHLRDSHCSTCGTLFDSDAWPRTCTACGAVAYRNPLPVAVALLPAEDEAGTGLVVITRTIEPALGGIALPGGFMDFGEDWREAVVRELREETGIHAPAADVALADAMSSPGGHLLLFGLLPPRPLATLPPSTPTDETTGWHILRTPAELAFPLHTRAAAAWFAGRYA; encoded by the coding sequence ATGCCGGCACACCTGAGGGACTCGCACTGCTCCACCTGCGGAACGCTGTTCGACAGCGACGCCTGGCCCCGCACCTGCACCGCCTGCGGCGCCGTCGCCTACCGCAACCCCCTCCCGGTGGCCGTCGCACTGCTCCCCGCGGAGGACGAGGCGGGCACCGGCCTCGTCGTGATCACCCGCACCATCGAGCCGGCCCTCGGCGGCATCGCCCTCCCCGGCGGCTTCATGGACTTCGGCGAGGACTGGCGCGAAGCGGTCGTCCGCGAACTGCGCGAGGAGACCGGCATCCACGCCCCCGCCGCCGACGTCGCCCTCGCCGACGCCATGAGCTCCCCGGGAGGCCACCTGCTCCTCTTCGGCCTGCTCCCGCCCCGCCCCCTGGCCACCCTCCCCCCGTCGACCCCGACGGACGAGACCACCGGCTGGCACATCCTGCGCACTCCGGCGGAACTGGCCTTCCCCCTGCACACCCGGGCCGCCGCGGCCTGGTTCGCCGGCCGCTACGCCTGA
- a CDS encoding lipid-transfer protein, giving the protein MTDVAVLGAGMHPWGKWGRSFVEYGRVAARAALADAGLEWRGVQSVVGAGTVRGGYPGHVAGAAFARALGWQGARVASVYAACASGAHAVAAARAQILAGQADAVLVVGADAAPKGFFAPAGGDRDDDPDWLRFRLLGATNPAYFGLYARRRMAVYGDTAEDFARVKVKNAAAGALNPLARYRKAVTAGEVAASPVVADPLRLLDVCATSDGGAALVLGSMEFARARGAADPVRIRAVSTVTPRYPRTVLDLPDIATDSGCGTGPGPAGAAVPFRASIARAAYEEAGIGPEELSLAEVYDLSTALELEWYEDIGLCGPGEGAALLGKGATALGGRVPVNASGGLASFGEAVPAQAIAQVCELTWQLRGAAGARQVPGARVGIAVNQGLFGHGSAIVAVR; this is encoded by the coding sequence ATGACGGACGTGGCGGTGCTCGGGGCGGGAATGCATCCGTGGGGCAAGTGGGGCCGGAGTTTCGTCGAGTACGGGCGGGTCGCGGCGCGGGCCGCGCTCGCCGACGCGGGGCTGGAGTGGCGCGGCGTGCAGTCCGTCGTCGGCGCGGGCACCGTGCGCGGCGGATACCCCGGCCATGTGGCGGGCGCCGCGTTCGCCCGGGCCCTCGGATGGCAGGGGGCGCGCGTGGCCAGCGTGTACGCGGCGTGCGCGTCCGGCGCGCACGCCGTCGCGGCGGCGCGGGCGCAGATCCTCGCCGGACAGGCCGACGCGGTGCTGGTCGTGGGGGCGGACGCGGCGCCCAAGGGGTTCTTCGCCCCGGCGGGCGGGGACCGGGACGACGACCCGGACTGGCTGCGGTTCCGGCTGCTGGGCGCGACGAACCCGGCGTACTTCGGGCTGTACGCGCGCCGGCGGATGGCGGTGTACGGGGACACGGCGGAGGACTTCGCCCGGGTGAAGGTGAAGAACGCGGCGGCCGGGGCGCTGAACCCGCTGGCCCGCTACCGGAAGGCGGTCACGGCCGGGGAGGTGGCTGCCTCGCCCGTGGTCGCCGACCCGCTGCGGCTGCTCGACGTCTGCGCCACCTCAGACGGGGGCGCGGCCCTGGTGCTCGGCAGCATGGAGTTCGCGCGGGCGCGGGGCGCGGCCGACCCGGTGCGGATCCGGGCGGTGTCGACGGTGACGCCGCGGTATCCGCGGACGGTCCTCGACCTGCCGGACATCGCGACCGACTCGGGCTGCGGCACCGGGCCCGGCCCCGCGGGCGCCGCCGTGCCGTTCCGGGCGTCGATCGCGCGGGCCGCGTACGAGGAGGCCGGGATCGGGCCGGAGGAGCTCTCGCTGGCCGAGGTGTACGACCTGTCCACCGCGCTGGAGTTGGAGTGGTACGAGGACATCGGCCTCTGCGGCCCGGGCGAGGGCGCGGCGCTCCTGGGGAAGGGCGCCACGGCGCTCGGCGGGCGGGTGCCGGTCAACGCGAGCGGCGGGCTTGCCTCGTTCGGGGAGGCCGTTCCCGCGCAGGCCATCGCCCAGGTGTGCGAGCTGACGTGGCAGCTGCGCGGGGCGGCGGGCGCGCGCCAGGTGCCGGGGGCGCGGGTCGGGATCGCCGTGAACCAGGGGCTGTTCGGGCACGGGTCGGCGATCGTGGCCGTGCGGTGA
- a CDS encoding roadblock/LC7 domain-containing protein, giving the protein MTAPQTGNDIRSRGSGQLNWLLDELVDRVGSIRKAVVLSGDGLPTGSSKDLTREDSEHLAAVASGFHSLAKGVGRHFDSGGVRQTVVELDEAFLFVMAAGDGSCLAVLSDADSDVGQVAYEMTLMVKRVGDHLATAPRSGLPAGG; this is encoded by the coding sequence ATGACCGCACCGCAGACCGGCAACGACATCCGCAGCCGCGGTTCCGGCCAGCTCAACTGGCTGCTCGACGAACTCGTCGACCGGGTCGGCAGCATCCGCAAGGCGGTCGTCCTCTCCGGCGACGGCCTGCCCACCGGCAGCTCCAAGGACCTGACCCGGGAGGACAGCGAGCACCTGGCCGCCGTCGCCTCCGGCTTCCACAGCCTCGCCAAGGGCGTCGGCCGGCACTTCGACTCCGGCGGCGTCCGCCAGACCGTCGTCGAACTCGACGAGGCGTTCCTCTTCGTGATGGCCGCCGGCGACGGCAGCTGCCTGGCCGTGCTCTCGGACGCCGACTCGGACGTCGGGCAGGTCGCCTACGAGATGACCCTCATGGTCAAGCGCGTCGGCGACCACCTGGCGACCGCCCCGCGCTCCGGACTGCCAGCCGGAGGGTGA
- a CDS encoding Zn-ribbon domain-containing OB-fold protein, with translation MERTRKPAVPGWFTEEGGFRLLGTRCAACAAVFFPREDAYCRNPHCAGGGAMEEVPLSRRGRVWSYTDGRYRPPAPYPSDPGEPWEPYTLLAVELEAEGMVVLGQAVPGVGPADLEVGMEVEVVGGVLAEDADTVWTTWCFRPVGGPA, from the coding sequence GTGGAGCGGACCCGGAAGCCGGCCGTGCCGGGGTGGTTCACCGAGGAGGGCGGCTTCCGGCTGCTCGGGACGCGGTGTGCGGCCTGCGCGGCGGTGTTCTTCCCGCGGGAGGACGCGTACTGCCGCAATCCGCACTGTGCGGGGGGCGGCGCCATGGAGGAGGTGCCGCTGTCGCGGCGCGGCCGGGTGTGGTCCTACACCGACGGGCGGTACCGGCCGCCCGCCCCCTACCCCTCCGATCCGGGAGAGCCCTGGGAGCCGTACACGCTCCTCGCCGTGGAGCTGGAGGCGGAGGGGATGGTCGTGCTGGGGCAGGCCGTGCCCGGGGTGGGTCCGGCCGACCTGGAGGTGGGCATGGAGGTCGAGGTGGTGGGCGGGGTGCTGGCCGAGGACGCGGACACCGTGTGGACCACCTGGTGCTTCCGGCCGGTGGGGGGCCCGGCATGA
- a CDS encoding M15 family metallopeptidase: MAVVAGCLAVLAGSSPSGFAALSDVDPTIGQDMRYATARNFTGRVAEGYEEPVCLLAKPAAEALRRAQRVLRRQGFSLLVYDCYRPQRAVDGFVRWARDAGDQAAKAEFYPEVDKSRLVALGYIAERSGHSRGSTVDVTLVRLPERRPVDMGTPFDWFGPLSHTDDPRVGGAARENRRLLRRVLEAEGFVNLPGEWWHFTHRPEAFREQFDFPVALRAVRG; encoded by the coding sequence ATGGCGGTGGTTGCGGGGTGTCTGGCGGTGCTGGCGGGTTCGTCGCCGAGCGGGTTCGCGGCGCTGTCGGACGTGGATCCGACCATCGGGCAGGACATGCGCTACGCGACCGCGCGCAACTTCACGGGGCGGGTGGCGGAGGGGTACGAGGAACCGGTGTGCCTGCTCGCGAAGCCGGCGGCCGAGGCGCTGCGGCGGGCGCAGCGGGTGCTGCGGCGGCAGGGGTTCTCGCTGCTGGTGTACGACTGCTACCGGCCGCAGCGGGCGGTGGACGGGTTCGTGCGGTGGGCGCGGGACGCCGGCGACCAGGCGGCGAAGGCGGAGTTCTACCCGGAGGTGGACAAGTCGCGGCTGGTCGCGCTCGGGTACATCGCGGAGCGGTCGGGGCACAGCCGCGGGAGCACGGTGGACGTGACGCTGGTGCGGCTTCCCGAGCGGCGGCCGGTGGACATGGGCACGCCGTTCGACTGGTTCGGGCCGCTGTCCCACACGGACGATCCGCGTGTGGGCGGTGCCGCGCGGGAGAACCGGCGGCTGCTGCGGCGGGTGCTGGAGGCGGAGGGGTTCGTGAACCTGCCCGGGGAGTGGTGGCACTTCACGCACCGGCCGGAGGCGTTCCGGGAGCAGTTCGACTTCCCCGTCGCCTTGCGCGCCGTACGCGGATGA
- the ptsP gene encoding phosphoenolpyruvate--protein phosphotransferase — protein sequence METTLRGVGVSHGVAIGEVRHMGTAVLEPPARQITADEAEREQGRARKAVSAVAADLVARGQLAGGEAQHVLEAQAMIAEDPELMADVDRRIAVGSTAERGVYDAFAAYRDLLAGAGEYMAGRVADLDDVRNRIVARLLGVPMPGVPDSNEPYVLIARDLAPADTALLDPALVLGFVTEEGGPTSHSAILARALGVPAVVALPGAGEIAEGTVIAVDGSTGEVFVDPSSAKKAELETAAAERKAALAASSGPGATSDGHRVPLLANVGGPADVPAAVEAGAEGVGLFRTEFLFLDDSKKAPSEEKQVDSYRKVLEAFPEGRVVVRVLDAGADKPLDFLTPSDEPNPALGVRGLRTLLDHPEVLRTQLTALAKAAEGLPVHLEVMAPMVADRADAKAFADACRAAGLQAKFGAMVEIPSAALRARSILQEVEFLSLGTNDLAQYTFAADRQVGAVSRLQDPWQPALLDLVALSAEAARAEGKSCGVCGEAASDPLLACVLTGLGVTSLSMGAASIPYVRATLAKYTLAQCARAAAAARAADSAEEARTAAQAVLSGE from the coding sequence ATGGAGACAACGCTGCGAGGCGTCGGCGTGAGCCACGGCGTGGCCATCGGCGAGGTGCGGCACATGGGCACGGCGGTCCTGGAGCCGCCGGCCCGGCAGATCACGGCGGACGAGGCGGAGCGCGAACAGGGGCGCGCACGCAAGGCCGTCAGTGCGGTTGCGGCCGACCTGGTCGCGCGCGGCCAGCTGGCCGGTGGCGAGGCCCAGCACGTGCTGGAAGCCCAGGCCATGATCGCGGAGGACCCCGAGCTGATGGCGGACGTCGACCGGCGGATCGCCGTCGGCAGCACCGCCGAACGCGGTGTGTACGACGCGTTCGCCGCCTACCGGGACCTGCTCGCCGGGGCCGGCGAGTACATGGCCGGACGTGTGGCGGACCTGGACGACGTCCGCAACAGGATCGTGGCGCGCCTGCTCGGTGTGCCGATGCCGGGTGTGCCGGACAGCAACGAGCCGTACGTGCTGATCGCGCGGGACCTGGCTCCCGCGGACACCGCGCTGCTCGACCCGGCGCTCGTCCTCGGCTTCGTCACCGAGGAGGGCGGGCCGACCAGCCACAGCGCGATCCTCGCGCGGGCGCTCGGCGTGCCGGCCGTGGTCGCGCTGCCTGGGGCAGGCGAGATCGCCGAGGGCACCGTCATCGCGGTGGACGGCTCGACCGGCGAGGTCTTCGTCGACCCGAGCAGTGCGAAGAAGGCCGAGCTGGAGACCGCTGCCGCCGAGCGGAAGGCGGCCCTGGCCGCCTCCTCCGGTCCGGGGGCGACCTCCGACGGGCACCGGGTGCCGCTGCTGGCCAACGTCGGCGGTCCGGCGGACGTGCCCGCCGCGGTGGAGGCCGGGGCCGAGGGCGTCGGCCTGTTCCGCACCGAGTTCCTCTTCCTCGACGACAGCAAGAAGGCGCCGTCGGAGGAGAAGCAGGTCGACTCCTACCGCAAGGTCCTGGAGGCGTTCCCCGAGGGCCGGGTCGTGGTGCGCGTGCTGGACGCGGGCGCGGACAAGCCGCTGGACTTCCTGACGCCGTCCGACGAGCCGAACCCGGCGCTGGGCGTGCGGGGCCTGCGCACCCTGCTGGACCACCCGGAGGTGCTCCGGACCCAGCTGACCGCGCTGGCGAAGGCGGCCGAGGGCCTGCCGGTGCACCTGGAGGTCATGGCTCCGATGGTCGCCGACCGGGCCGACGCGAAGGCGTTCGCGGACGCCTGCCGGGCCGCCGGGCTCCAGGCGAAGTTCGGGGCGATGGTGGAGATCCCCTCCGCGGCACTGCGGGCGCGCTCGATCCTCCAGGAGGTCGAGTTCCTGTCGCTGGGCACGAACGACCTGGCCCAGTACACGTTCGCCGCGGACCGGCAGGTGGGTGCGGTGTCCCGGCTGCAGGACCCGTGGCAGCCGGCACTGCTCGACCTGGTCGCGCTGTCGGCGGAGGCGGCGCGGGCCGAGGGCAAGAGCTGCGGCGTGTGCGGCGAGGCCGCGTCGGATCCGCTGCTGGCCTGTGTGCTGACGGGTCTGGGCGTGACCTCCCTGTCGATGGGTGCGGCGTCGATCCCGTACGTGCGGGCGACGCTCGCCAAGTACACGCTCGCCCAGTGCGCGCGTGCCGCGGCGGCCGCGCGTGCCGCGGACAGTGCCGAGGAGGCGCGGACGGCCGCGCAGGCGGTGCTGTCCGGCGAGTAG
- a CDS encoding DUF742 domain-containing protein — translation MSDPGAEHQEHAAGADTARAHGPDEPHWFDDDAGPVVRPYAMTRGRTSHAGRHRLDLIALVVAEPAADDPVWELTLSPEHAHILGLCRERPQSVAEIAAELDLAVGVVRVLIGDLAEEELVHVTRPVPPAELPDESILREVIDGLRAL, via the coding sequence ATGAGCGATCCAGGCGCAGAGCACCAGGAGCACGCCGCCGGTGCGGACACCGCCCGGGCCCACGGCCCCGACGAGCCGCACTGGTTCGACGACGACGCAGGCCCGGTCGTACGCCCGTACGCGATGACCCGCGGCCGGACCAGCCACGCGGGCCGGCACCGGCTCGACCTGATCGCCCTGGTCGTCGCCGAGCCGGCGGCCGACGACCCGGTCTGGGAGCTGACCCTCTCCCCGGAGCACGCCCACATCCTCGGCCTCTGCCGGGAGCGCCCCCAGTCGGTCGCCGAGATCGCGGCCGAACTCGACCTGGCGGTCGGGGTGGTGCGCGTCCTCATCGGAGACCTGGCCGAGGAGGAACTGGTCCACGTGACCCGGCCGGTACCGCCGGCCGAACTGCCCGACGAATCCATTCTGCGTGAGGTGATCGATGGCCTTCGGGCGCTCTAG
- a CDS encoding GTP-binding protein translates to MAFGRSSRGAMHAVSPVEPLTLKILVAGGFGAGKTTLVGAVSEIRPLRTEESLSEPGAGIDDTGGVEGKNTTTVAMDFGRITLREDLVLYLFGTPGQDRFWFLWDELAQGALGAVVLADTRRLADCFAAVDYFERRGIPFTVAVNCFDGAERHPVVHVREALDLDPGVPVLLCDARDRESVKDVLVGVVEHAMSTARARRRSLTAGT, encoded by the coding sequence ATGGCCTTCGGGCGCTCTAGCCGCGGTGCGATGCACGCCGTCTCCCCGGTCGAGCCGCTGACCCTGAAGATCCTCGTCGCGGGCGGCTTCGGGGCGGGCAAGACCACCCTGGTCGGCGCGGTGAGCGAGATCAGGCCGCTGCGCACCGAGGAGTCGCTCTCCGAGCCGGGTGCGGGCATCGACGACACCGGGGGAGTGGAGGGCAAGAACACCACCACCGTTGCCATGGACTTCGGGCGGATCACCCTGCGCGAGGACCTGGTGCTGTACCTGTTCGGCACCCCGGGCCAGGACCGCTTCTGGTTCCTGTGGGACGAGCTGGCACAGGGCGCCCTGGGCGCCGTGGTCCTCGCCGACACCCGCCGGCTCGCCGACTGCTTCGCCGCGGTCGACTACTTCGAGCGGCGGGGGATCCCCTTCACCGTCGCGGTCAACTGCTTCGACGGGGCCGAACGCCACCCCGTGGTGCACGTCCGGGAGGCGCTGGACCTCGATCCGGGCGTGCCCGTGCTGCTGTGCGACGCCCGCGACCGGGAGTCCGTCAAGGACGTGCTGGTCGGGGTCGTCGAGCATGCCATGTCGACGGCCCGGGCCCGCCGCCGGAGCCTGACCGCCGGCACGTGA
- a CDS encoding acetoacetate--CoA ligase, translated as MTSPTQPEPLWTPGPDRIAAARITAFQAWAAERHGAPADGGYPALHRWSVEELDTFWQAVAEWFDVRFTTPAEQVLADRSMPGARWFPGATLNYAEHALRAGEDPARAGDAALLHVDETHEPVPVTWSELRGRVGALAAELRALGVRPGDRVSGYLPNIPEAVVALLATAAVGGVWTSCAPDFGARSVLDRFQQVEPVVLFTVDGYRYGGKQHDRSDTVAELRAELPSLRAVVHIPLLGTPAPEGTLAWSDLVSTPAEPVFEPVPFDHPLWVLYSSGTTGLPKAIVQSQGGILLEHLKQLGLHCDLGPEDRFFWYTSTGWMMWNFLVSGLLTGTTVVLYDGSPGYPDTGAQWRIAERTRATLYGTSAAYVMACRKAGVHPSRDFDLSAVKCVATTGSPLPPDGFRWLHDEVAEDLWIASVSGGTDVCSCFAGAVPTLPVHIGELQAACLGTDLQSWDPSGKPLTGEVGELVVTNPMPSMPVRFWNDPDGSRYRDSYFETYPGVWRHGDWITITDHGSVVIHGRSDSTLNRQGVRMGSADIYEAVERLPEIRESLVIGLEEPNGGYWMPLFVHLAPGTTLDEDLKGRIKATIREELSPRHVPDEIIEVPAIPHTLTGKRIEVPVKRLLQGTPLEKAVNPGSVDNLELLRFYQELARTRTGS; from the coding sequence ATGACCTCGCCCACCCAGCCGGAACCCCTCTGGACCCCGGGGCCCGACCGGATCGCCGCGGCCCGCATCACCGCCTTCCAGGCGTGGGCGGCCGAGCGGCACGGAGCTCCCGCGGACGGCGGCTACCCGGCACTGCACCGCTGGTCCGTCGAGGAACTCGACACCTTCTGGCAGGCCGTCGCCGAATGGTTCGACGTCCGCTTCACCACCCCCGCCGAGCAGGTCCTCGCCGACCGCTCGATGCCCGGCGCCCGCTGGTTCCCCGGCGCCACCCTCAACTACGCCGAGCACGCGCTGCGCGCCGGCGAGGACCCGGCCCGTGCCGGCGACGCCGCGCTCCTCCACGTCGACGAGACCCACGAGCCCGTCCCCGTCACCTGGTCCGAGCTCCGCGGCCGCGTCGGCGCACTCGCCGCCGAGCTGCGCGCCCTCGGCGTACGCCCCGGCGACCGCGTCAGCGGCTACCTCCCCAACATCCCCGAGGCCGTCGTCGCCCTCCTCGCGACCGCCGCCGTCGGCGGCGTCTGGACCTCCTGCGCCCCCGACTTCGGCGCCCGCAGTGTCCTCGACCGCTTCCAGCAGGTCGAGCCCGTCGTCCTGTTCACCGTCGACGGCTACCGCTACGGCGGCAAGCAGCACGACCGCAGCGACACCGTGGCCGAACTCCGCGCCGAGCTCCCCTCCCTGCGCGCCGTCGTCCACATCCCGCTGCTCGGCACGCCCGCCCCCGAAGGGACCCTCGCCTGGTCGGACCTGGTCTCCACCCCGGCCGAGCCGGTCTTCGAGCCCGTCCCCTTCGACCACCCGCTGTGGGTCCTCTACTCCTCGGGTACGACGGGCCTGCCCAAGGCGATCGTCCAGTCGCAGGGCGGCATCCTCCTGGAGCACCTCAAGCAGCTCGGCCTGCACTGCGACCTCGGCCCCGAGGACCGCTTCTTCTGGTACACCTCCACCGGCTGGATGATGTGGAACTTCCTCGTCTCCGGCCTGCTGACCGGCACCACCGTCGTCCTGTACGACGGCAGCCCCGGCTATCCGGACACCGGCGCCCAGTGGCGGATCGCCGAGCGCACCCGGGCCACCCTGTACGGCACGTCCGCCGCGTACGTGATGGCCTGCCGCAAAGCCGGGGTCCACCCGTCCCGCGACTTCGACCTCTCCGCCGTCAAGTGCGTCGCGACGACTGGCTCCCCGCTGCCGCCCGACGGCTTCCGCTGGCTCCACGACGAGGTCGCCGAGGACCTGTGGATCGCCTCCGTCAGCGGCGGCACGGACGTGTGCAGCTGCTTCGCCGGCGCCGTCCCCACCCTCCCCGTCCACATCGGCGAGCTCCAGGCCGCCTGCCTCGGCACCGACCTGCAGTCCTGGGACCCGTCCGGCAAGCCGCTCACCGGCGAGGTCGGCGAGCTCGTCGTCACCAACCCCATGCCGTCGATGCCGGTCCGCTTCTGGAACGACCCGGACGGGAGCCGCTACCGCGACAGCTACTTCGAGACCTACCCCGGCGTGTGGCGCCACGGCGACTGGATCACGATCACCGACCACGGCTCCGTCGTGATCCACGGCCGCTCCGACTCCACCCTCAACCGGCAGGGCGTCCGCATGGGCTCCGCGGACATCTACGAGGCCGTCGAACGCCTTCCGGAGATCAGGGAATCGCTCGTCATCGGCCTGGAGGAGCCGAACGGCGGCTACTGGATGCCGCTGTTCGTCCACCTCGCCCCCGGCACCACCCTGGACGAGGACCTCAAGGGCCGCATCAAGGCCACGATCCGCGAGGAGCTCTCCCCGCGGCACGTGCCCGACGAGATCATCGAGGTGCCGGCCATCCCCCACACCCTGACCGGCAAGCGCATCGAGGTCCCCGTCAAGCGGCTGCTCCAGGGCACGCCCCTGGAGAAGGCCGTCAACCCCGGCTCCGTGGACAACCTCGAACTCCTCCGCTTCTACCAGGAGCTGGCCCGCACCCGCACCGGCTCCTGA
- a CDS encoding glycoside hydrolase family 31 protein, producing the protein MDGRDLVRALKGFGTEGGRRAWRSALRNRRADAAGLPRRGPERARVPGLLAGTEPAPGGGLLRFARSELLVRVTVGGAVFWSWDGASAGPSYAVPGGGPEPDPRAVLEPDTGGGWRVVSQRVTVGVSRYGAVEVRTPGGAVLRRELPPRWWEPHPGGPGAGAGARAGGRWMVRAEVAADARFFGLGGRAGGPRLRDGAYRLWNTDPGGAFGPGDDPLYITMPVQLVVADAGTHLVFHDSTWDGRVLLREGEEGAGSGPDRPGTSELRMDGGPLRCWVLAGTPARVLRGWAALTGAPAVPPAWALGYQHARWGFGSADEVRRVVAGYRSRGLPLSAVHLDIDHYDGHRVFTVDRERFPDLPGLARELDGAGVRLVSIVDPAVKVGDAVHAAGREVGAQGAFVRDAAGREVQGEVWPGRCAYPDFTCPEVRAWWGGLYAERLAQGFSGVWHDMNEPVSFAPFGETTLPRSARHALDGEGGDHRAAHNVYALGMARAGWEGLVRLRPGERPFLFSRSGWAGMQRYGGTWSGDVATGWEGLRASLSLVLGLGLCGVPYSGPDVGGFGGSPSPELYLRWLQLGAYLPLFRTHSALWAGRREPWEFGPEVERHAAAVLAERERLRPYFVTLAHLARRTGAPYVRPLWWGDPGDRALRDCEDAFLLGDGLLVAPVLEPGVERRGVRLPRGRWYDTATGAAYEGPGRVLLDAPAGRIPVLARAGAVLAVRAAGAGAEAGGGVVPEAWAPAPGRGGGGVVVREPGPGFEPGVVERYAVRWSGGEVVVEDAAGARVEDAVVRGADAVRPAGVGPGQA; encoded by the coding sequence ATGGACGGTCGGGATCTGGTGCGTGCGCTGAAGGGGTTCGGTACGGAGGGCGGGAGGCGGGCCTGGCGGTCGGCGCTGCGGAACCGGCGTGCGGACGCGGCGGGGCTGCCGCGGCGCGGGCCGGAGCGGGCGCGGGTGCCGGGGCTGCTGGCGGGGACGGAGCCCGCGCCGGGCGGCGGGCTGCTCCGGTTCGCCCGGTCCGAGCTGCTGGTGCGGGTGACGGTGGGCGGGGCGGTGTTCTGGAGCTGGGACGGGGCTTCGGCTGGGCCTTCGTACGCCGTTCCGGGGGGCGGGCCGGAGCCGGACCCGCGGGCGGTGCTGGAGCCGGACACCGGGGGCGGCTGGCGGGTGGTGTCGCAGCGGGTGACCGTCGGGGTGTCGCGGTACGGGGCGGTGGAGGTGCGCACTCCGGGCGGGGCGGTGCTGCGGCGGGAGCTGCCGCCGCGCTGGTGGGAGCCGCACCCGGGCGGGCCGGGAGCCGGGGCAGGGGCGCGTGCCGGCGGGCGGTGGATGGTGCGGGCGGAGGTGGCCGCCGACGCGCGGTTCTTCGGGCTCGGCGGGCGGGCCGGCGGGCCGCGGCTGCGGGACGGTGCGTACCGGCTGTGGAACACCGACCCGGGCGGCGCCTTCGGCCCGGGTGACGACCCGCTGTACATCACGATGCCCGTGCAGCTGGTCGTCGCGGACGCGGGCACGCACCTGGTGTTCCACGACAGCACCTGGGACGGGCGGGTGCTGCTGCGCGAGGGCGAGGAGGGTGCGGGGTCGGGCCCGGACCGCCCCGGTACGAGTGAGCTGCGCATGGACGGCGGCCCGCTGCGCTGCTGGGTGCTGGCGGGCACCCCGGCGCGGGTGCTGCGGGGCTGGGCGGCGCTGACCGGCGCTCCGGCGGTCCCGCCCGCGTGGGCGCTGGGGTACCAGCACGCGCGGTGGGGGTTCGGAAGCGCGGACGAGGTGCGGCGCGTGGTGGCCGGGTACCGGTCGCGCGGGCTGCCGCTGTCGGCGGTGCACCTGGACATCGACCACTACGACGGGCACCGGGTGTTCACCGTGGACCGGGAGCGGTTCCCCGACCTGCCGGGGCTCGCCCGGGAGTTGGACGGCGCCGGGGTGCGGCTCGTGTCGATCGTCGACCCCGCGGTGAAGGTGGGCGACGCGGTGCACGCCGCGGGGCGGGAGGTCGGCGCGCAGGGGGCGTTCGTACGGGACGCGGCGGGGCGGGAGGTCCAGGGCGAGGTGTGGCCGGGGCGGTGCGCCTATCCGGATTTCACGTGTCCGGAGGTGCGCGCGTGGTGGGGCGGGCTGTACGCGGAGCGGCTCGCGCAGGGCTTCTCGGGGGTGTGGCACGACATGAACGAGCCGGTGTCGTTCGCGCCGTTCGGGGAGACCACCCTGCCGCGGTCGGCGCGGCACGCGCTGGACGGGGAGGGCGGCGACCACCGGGCCGCGCACAACGTGTACGCCCTCGGCATGGCCCGGGCCGGCTGGGAGGGCCTGGTGCGGCTGCGGCCGGGCGAGCGGCCGTTCCTGTTCTCGCGGTCGGGGTGGGCGGGTATGCAGCGGTACGGGGGCACCTGGTCGGGGGACGTCGCGACCGGGTGGGAGGGGCTGCGGGCCTCGCTGTCGCTGGTGCTGGGGCTCGGGCTGTGCGGTGTCCCGTACTCGGGGCCGGACGTGGGCGGGTTCGGGGGCTCGCCGTCGCCCGAGCTGTACCTGCGGTGGCTGCAGCTCGGCGCATACCTGCCGCTGTTCCGGACGCACTCGGCGCTGTGGGCGGGGCGCCGGGAGCCGTGGGAGTTCGGGCCTGAGGTGGAGCGGCACGCGGCCGCGGTGCTGGCGGAGCGGGAGCGGCTGCGGCCGTACTTCGTGACGCTGGCGCACCTGGCGCGCCGGACCGGCGCCCCGTACGTGCGGCCGCTGTGGTGGGGGGATCCGGGCGACCGGGCGCTGCGGGACTGCGAGGACGCGTTCCTGTTGGGGGACGGGCTGCTTGTCGCGCCGGTCCTGGAGCCGGGGGTGGAGCGGCGGGGGGTCCGGCTGCCGCGTGGCCGCTGGTACGACACCGCGACCGGGGCGGCGTACGAGGGGCCCGGGCGGGTGCTGCTGGACGCGCCGGCGGGGCGGATTCCGGTGCTGGCGCGGGCGGGTGCCGTGCTGGCGGTGCGTGCGGCGGGTGCGGGTGCGGAGGCCGGCGGCGGGGTGGTGCCGGAGGCGTGGGCTCCGGCGCCCGGGCGGGGCGGGGGCGGGGTCGTGGTCCGGGAGCCGGGGCCGGGGTTCGAGCCGGGGGTGGTGGAGCGGTACGCGGTGCGGTGGTCGGGCGGCGAGGTCGTCGTGGAGGACGCGGCGGGGGCCCGGGTGGAGGACGCGGTGGTGCGGGGCGCGGATGCGGTGCGTCCGGCTGGGGTGGGGCCCGGTCAGGCGTAG